Within Bradymonas sediminis, the genomic segment CTCGCCCTGAATTACGGCGCGGGCCTCAACACGATGGACTTTATCGAGGCGCCCGAGGCGTCGCGTCAGACCATCAACCAATGGGTTGAAGATAAAACAAAAGAGCGCATCAAAGACCTGATACCGGAGGGCGCGATCACCCAGGACACCCGGATGGTCCTGACCAACGCGATCTATTTCAAGGCATCCTGGCTCTACGCCTTTGAGGAGAGCATGACCGCGGCGGGCGACTTCAATAAGCTCGACGGCTCGACGCTCAGCGTCGACTTGATGCAGCAGACCAACTATTTGAGCTATGCGCAGATGGACGGCTTCGAGGCGCTCGAGCTCCCCTACGATGGCGGAGACGTCTCGATGCTTATCCTCTTGCCCGAAGACCTGGCGGCCTTTGAGCAAGGGTTGGATTCGGCAACGCTCAGCGCCACGATTGAGGCGCTCGAGAATACCTACACCAAGATCACGCTGCCGAAATTCGAATACACGCTCGACCTGCCGCTGGCGCAGACCCTGCAGGACATGGGTATGACCGACGCGTTTAGCAGCAGCGCGGACCTATCGGGCATCACCGGCACCCGCGACCTGGTCATCAGCGACGTGGTCCACAAGGCCTTCGTCGCCGTCGATGAAGAGGGCACCGAAGCCGCCGCGGCGACCGCCGTGATCGGCGGCGCCACCTCGGTGCCACCGGAGCCGGTCGATTTCCGCGTCGACAAACCCTTTATCTTCATGATCCGCGCAAACCAGACCGGCAGCCTGCTCTTCGTAGGCCGCGTTCTGGAGCCGAACGCCGCCGAATAACCCCGACACATCCTTCGCCCCGGGCGCTGCCGCCCGGGGCGAAGTTTTGCCCCCCGCCTGACACTCAAACCTGGTATAAGCAATGCAAAAATACTCTCTTCGGGCTCGCCTGAGCGCCCCACTTCTCTCGCTGCTCCTCGCCGGTGGATTGGGCGCAGGTGCCGCTGGCTGCCAGGACGCAGCGCAAGCGGACACCCAACCCGACCCCTCGGAAGGCGCCCCCGGCGAAGTTCGCTCGGACAAGCAACGCGTCGCGAACCCGCAGGTCTCCGAGAGCGCCCGACAGGCGCTTGTGGCGGGCAATACCGACTTCGCCCTGGACCTGTATCGCGAGATCGCCGGCGAGGATAAGAACCTCTTTTACTCGCCATTTAGCATCTCCGAGGCGCTCGCCATGACCTACGCCGGCGCGCGCGGCGAAACGGCCGCGCAGATGGCCGAGACCCTGCACCTAAATACCCAGCAAGACCAGGTTCACCCCGCGTTCAACTGGCTTGACGCCCACCTGATGAACCTGGGCGAGACGCCGTTTAACGAGGGCTCGGAGCCCTTCGAGCTGGCGGTCGCGAACTCCATCTGGGGACAAACCGGCTATCATTTTGAGGAGGCATTCCTCGACACCCTCGCGCTGAATTACGGCGCTGGTCTCCATACGCTGGACTTCAATGGGGCGCACGAAGCGTCGCGCCAGACCATCAACGGCTGGGTCGAAGACCAGACCAACGACCGCATCAAAGATCTGATCCCCGCGGGCGTCATCACCAAAGACACGCGCCTGGTGCTGACCAACGCGATCTTCTTCAAGGCCTCCTGGCTTCACGCCTTCGAGAAGAACGACACCGCTGCGGGCGAGTTCACCCGGGTGGATAACTCCACGCTCCAGGTCGATTTGATGGAGCAAACCAACTTCTTAAAATACGCGCAAATGGAGGGGTACCAGGCGGTAGAGCTCCCCTATGATGGGGGCGACGTGTCGATGCTCATCCTGCTGCCCGAGGACCTGGCGGCTTTTGAGCAGAACCTCGACGCCGCCACCCTCAGCGCGACGGTCGACGCGCTCTCGGTCCAAAACACCACCGTGACGCTGCCAAAATTTGAGTTCAAATTGGACCTTCCGCTCGGCGAGACACTCCAAGATATGGGGATGACCGAGGCGTTCTCGGACGACGCCGACCTCTCTGGCATGACCGGCACCCGCGAGCTCATGGTCAGCGACGTGGTTCACCAGGCATTTGTGGCCGTCGATGAAGAGGGCACCGAGGCCGCCGCTGCGACCGCGGTGGTCGTCGGCCCGGGCTCGGAGCCCCCAGAGCCGGTTGAGTTCCGCGCAGACAAGCCCTTTATCTTCATGATTCGCGCGAACCAGACCGGCAGCTTACTCTTCGTGGGTCGGGTCTTGGAGCCCAACGCCGCCCAATAAGCGCGCCCCCAGATCGCAAAATGCCCCCATTCCTGGGGGCATTTTTTTACCGACTCGGCTCCTCATATTCGCTGACTTTTTAGCGCGGCATGATCCGAGACTCCACGAGCTTCTCGACCACGGTGTCCACCCCGCCCGCGCTCGTCTCGCGCAGCACCCGCTGGACCAGACCGTGACCGTGGGCGAAATACCGCGTGTGCTCACGGCCGCGGTAGTAGCTGCTGATGCTGCTCAGTGGCCCGAGCCCGCGAATCTCAACGGTGTTGGTATAGGTGCCCGCGGGGGTGCTCACATCGCGCCAATCCGAGCCCACCTCAAAGACCGAGTTCGCCCCGTCGGAGCCGGACTCAGCGCGCAGCTCACCCCCGGCGCCCCAGGCCTCGTTAAGGCTCAGCGGAAAGACGTAAATCGGGGTCTCGCGGTCCAGATATGCCAACAACCAGGCGAGGTCTTTGATGCGCGCGCGGCACGCCGAGGAGCATTGATAGATGCGCTTGGGGAGCAGCAAGAAATACTCATAGCTCGTGCTCAAGGCCTCGTCGTTATAAGAGCGGCGAAGCGTCACCAGGCGCCGGCTGCCGTAGCGATCGACGGAGACGACCTCGAGAAGGGTCTCGGTCGCGGCGAGGGCGGTCGACGCGGGCGGGTGGGCGAGGGTGTCGGGTTGCAATGAGTCGGCGTCGAGCGCGACACCTGCGCCCTGTTCGGCGGTCGGCGCTCCCTCGGCGCTCGCTGACGAAGGTGAGTCAGACGCGGCGTTTTTGGGGGTCACCCGGCTGCGGTGATAGCGCCAAAAGTTCCCAACCGCGAGCGGATAGGGATACTCACGGGTCTCGAGCAGCTCGGGCTTCAGGTGCAGACCGGCGCGGGCGTAGCTGTCGAGCAGCGGGCTCATCTCGACCGCCGAGCCCAGGCTCAGCGTGGAGGCGCCGGGAGTGCGGACCGATGATTGAATGCGCAGAATCTTTCGAATCCGCAGCTCGAAGACAAGATCACTGCCGCGCAACTTCAGCTTAAGAATATTACCCCAATGCTGGGCGACCACATCGCCCTCTTCGGCGACCGGCCCGTCAACCCGGCGCCCCTGCCCGAGCTCAAGCTCGACGAACTCAAGCACCGAGCCCCAGCCGCCGTCGGGGGCCTCGGACGCCAGCCCCGGCTCAAAATTTCGCCAGACTTCCAGGCTCGACGCCTGGAGCGTGTCGACGAATTTGCGCGCATCCTTCAGGTCTACGCGCACCAGGCCGGCGTAATCTTCGGGGGCGACAAAGAGCGCGTCCCAGCCGGCCTCGTCGCGCTCGACGAGCGCCTTAAAGACCGCCTCACCCAACGCCTGTGCGTCCGGGATCGGCGCGCGCTTGGCGCCCTGCGCCCCAAGGGCCGCCCCCCAGCTCCCGCTGGCGCTGGCCCCCTGCTCATATTGGCGCAGCATGCGCCGCTCCCGCACGCCAGACGCTTCCGGCGTCAGGGTGGGCTGCTCGGTGTAGACAAGCGGCTGCAAGGGGCGCAGCGCCGCGGGCGTCTCAGCCTGCGGCGCCTCTGTACACGCAGAAAACCCTGCCGCGAGCGACAGGGTTAGCGCGATTGCTCCAAAGCGGACGAGTAATCCCATGCGATTGTTTCGAATCACTCGTCCACTTTCCTGCAAAAGATACGTCATAATCTAAGGTCAGTATGCTGGAACCGCATCGTCGGGATACGGGAAGTCACCGCCATCGGAGAAGATCGCCTCGGCAGCGGTGTTCCACTGAGTCACGAACGGATTCACCGGGCGGCCGAAGAGAACAAAATAATGATGCTCTCCGATGGGATAGGTCGCGTCGACCTGCACGAAACCACCGATATTGTCGATATAATTCGGCACGGTGTTGTCATGGTTTTGGAAGATCAAATCCTGCTCAGGTGTACGAATTCGCACCGTATACCCACACATCTGCTCGCCGCCAACGGTGCGTATCGGCTGCGTAAACGCGGTGTAGGAGTCTTCGGCACCGGGAGTCACCGGGAACCCCGAATAGTCGAGGGTATCGTGGCAGTCCAGGACAGCGATTTCATCCCAGACCACCTGGGACTCGTCGAGCAACCCACCAGGCCCCGTGGGGGCGGGACATTCTTCGGCGGGCGGAGCGT encodes:
- a CDS encoding serpin family protein — its product is MQKYSLRARLSAPLLSLLLAGGLGAGAAGCQDAAQADTQPDPSEGAPGEVRSDKQRVANPQVSESARQALVAGNTDFALDLYREIAGEDKNLFYSPFSISEALAMTYAGARGETAAQMAETLHLNTQQDQVHPAFNWLDAHLMNLGETPFNEGSEPFELAVANSIWGQTGYHFEEAFLDTLALNYGAGLHTLDFNGAHEASRQTINGWVEDQTNDRIKDLIPAGVITKDTRLVLTNAIFFKASWLHAFEKNDTAAGEFTRVDNSTLQVDLMEQTNFLKYAQMEGYQAVELPYDGGDVSMLILLPEDLAAFEQNLDAATLSATVDALSVQNTTVTLPKFEFKLDLPLGETLQDMGMTEAFSDDADLSGMTGTRELMVSDVVHQAFVAVDEEGTEAAAATAVVVGPGSEPPEPVEFRADKPFIFMIRANQTGSLLFVGRVLEPNAAQ
- a CDS encoding serpin family protein — protein: MLKYSLQSRFGAPLLSLLLAGSFGAALVGCEDAAQEDTKPEQTEPGEVRSDEQRVANPDVSESARQALVAGNTDFALDLYREIAAQDANLFYSPFSISEALAMTYAGARGETAAQMAATLHLNADQAMVHPAFNWLDAHLMNLGETPTNEGSHPFELAVANSIWGQAGYQFEADFLDTLALNYGAGLNTMDFIEAPEASRQTINQWVEDKTKERIKDLIPEGAITQDTRMVLTNAIYFKASWLYAFEESMTAAGDFNKLDGSTLSVDLMQQTNYLSYAQMDGFEALELPYDGGDVSMLILLPEDLAAFEQGLDSATLSATIEALENTYTKITLPKFEYTLDLPLAQTLQDMGMTDAFSSSADLSGITGTRDLVISDVVHKAFVAVDEEGTEAAAATAVIGGATSVPPEPVDFRVDKPFIFMIRANQTGSLLFVGRVLEPNAAE